Proteins encoded within one genomic window of Anastrepha ludens isolate Willacy chromosome 4, idAnaLude1.1, whole genome shotgun sequence:
- the LOC128861366 gene encoding uncharacterized protein LOC128861366, with the protein MGNKQRNTAKGSIAYNLFMYLGELRRPAKQPLRQSQSKMELTLCLLRTNLRNLSNFNTTELTELNQLLVLKEDLRKDIQNKTVVKKQKKTKDRWRLASVLE; encoded by the coding sequence ATGGGTAATAAACAACGGAACACCGCTAAAGGCTCAATCGCTTACAACCTCTTTATGTATCTGGGGGAATTGCGACGTCCAGCGAAACAGCCATTGCGTCAGAGTCAGTCGAAAATGGAGTTGACATTGTGTCTTCTTAGAACAAATTTGAGGAACCTATCCAACTTTAATACGACAGAATTGACGGAGCTCAATCAGTTGTTGGTGCTTAAAGAAGATTTGCGCAAGGATATCCAGAATAAGACGGTTGTCAAGAAACAGAAGAAAACGAAAGATCGCTGGCGCTTAG